A portion of the Lolium rigidum isolate FL_2022 chromosome 1, APGP_CSIRO_Lrig_0.1, whole genome shotgun sequence genome contains these proteins:
- the LOC124652475 gene encoding pectinesterase inhibitor-like: MATAETMSVAMSLIVLAAMFSTLPAAHVDAGFISRTCKKTKNAAMCVAVLRDDPESAKVTTVHDLASIALQIAIAIADHNGAVIGDLAKKSQGTPQGDALNACLGAYVDASMDLDIDGRSGFDGGDYAGTSKLLSGAKGAGDACENAFKGIGKKSPLTTIDIMMTERCSVAADLVDLLFHK; this comes from the coding sequence ATGGCGACCGCAGAGACGATGTCCGTAGCTATGTCTCTCATCGTGCTCGCCGCGATGTTCTCCACCCTTCCCGCCGCCCATGTCGACGCCGGCTTCATCTCCCGCACATGCAAGAAGACCAAAAACGCCGCCATGTGTGTGGCCGTGCTGCGCGACGACCCAGAGAGCGCCAAGGTCACCACCGTGCATGACCTCGCCAGCATCGCGCTGCAaatcgccatcgccatcgccgACCACAATGGCGCGGTCATCGGCGACCTGGCCAAAAAGAGCCAGGGTACTCCCCAGGGCGACGCGCTGAATGCCTGCCTCGGGGCCTATGTCGATGCTTCCATGGACCTCGACATCGATGGCCGCTCCGGCTTCGACGGCGGGGACTACGCTGGCACGTCGAAGCTCTTGTCGGGCGCAAAGGGCGCCGGCGATGCGTGCGAGAACGCGTTCAAAGGGATCGGCAAAAAGTCCCCCCTAACCACCATTGATATCATGATGACAGAGCGCTGCAGTGTTGCCGCCGACCTCGTTGACCTGCTTTTCCACAAGTGA